A genomic stretch from Setaria italica strain Yugu1 chromosome VII, Setaria_italica_v2.0, whole genome shotgun sequence includes:
- the LOC101769551 gene encoding myb-like protein J encodes MARFQEIKARNDQRPSADRVGHGNFMDHLKNTLNSGAMDLPEGARAPKARKPYTISKLREKWTEDEHKLFLEALQQHGRAWRRIQEHIGSKTAVQIRSHAQKFFSKVIRESSGDSNSIAAPPQIQIPPPRPKRKPSHPYPRKLGNSLRKDASTIKQLEKPLLKIQPLFEQENCSPKSVLTTAQIGSEILALEGSGSPASSVYMEEKCLTPSTSVGELGVQVARSKDATTSDGAACGMPEGPVLRLFGKRVVVNNLHQQQNSNTGDLQHVADMELDTSAETPTSGTGKFSSHGAEEAKTWSPWLTGTQQLMYYLPQGEVLSVHSACQFLSYGNGSISYRVLNPQTVTSDKQQHQPSEAADCKFTRAEGSWTESITTSNNVPETAPQNSDSIESTQVNNNEDEVIPVPGSRKYSTVPAYLRGFVPYKKCAAQSKMLQSWVPGEEADGEMTRLCL; translated from the exons ATGGCTCGTTTTCAG GAAATCAAGGCGAGGAACGACCAGAGGCCTTCTGCTGATCGTGTTGGCCATGGAAACTTCATGGACCACCTGAAGAACACTCTGAATTCCGGTGCGATGGACTTGCCGGAAGGAGCACGAGCCCCTAAG GCACGCAAGCCTTACACGATATCCAAGCTGAGGGAGAAATGGACGGAGGACGAGCACAAGCTCTTCTTGGAAGCCCTTCAGCAGCATGGCCGTGCCTGGCGTCGTATCCAGG AGCACATAGGCAGCAAGACTGCCGTGCAAATCAGGAGCCACGCTCAGAAGTTCTTCTCCAAG GTCATCCGAGAATCCTCTGGGGACAGCAACAGCATAGCTGCTCCACCACAAATTCAGATTCCTCCGCCACGGCCAAAGAGGAAGCCTTCACATCCGTACCCACGCAAGCTGGGTAATTCACTCCGCAAGGATGCCTCTACAATCAAACAGCTCGAGAAGCCCCTGTTGAAGATACAGCCCCTGTTTGAGCAGGAGAATTGCTCGCCGAAATCTGTGCTAACCACGGCACAGATAGGCTCCGAGATCCTGGCACTTGAAGGTAGTGGATCACCAGCTTCCTCGGTTTACATGGAGGAGAAATGCCTCACACCAAGCACATCAGTTGGGGAATTAGGTGTGCAAGTAGCACGTTCAAAG GATGCCACCACTTCCGATGGCGCGGCATGTGGAATGCCTGAAGGTCCAGTTCTTAGGCTATTTGGCAAGAGGGTCGTGGTGAATAATTTGCATCAGCAGCAAAACTCCAATACTGGGGACCTACAACATGTAGCAGACATGGAGCTGGACACTTCAGCTGAGACACCAACTAGTGGAACTGGGAAGTTCTCTTCCCATGGTGCAGAAGAAGCAAAGACATGGAGCCCGTGGCTGACCGGTACACAGCAGCTTATGTACTATCTTCCTCAAGGGGAGGTTCTCTCCGTGCATTCTGCTTGCCAATTTCTCAGCTACGGGAATGGAAGCATATCTTACAGAGTATTGAACCCACAAACAGTTACCTCAGATAAGCAACAGCACCAACCATCTGAAGCTGCAGACTGCAAGTTCACTAGGGCAGAAGGATCGTGGACGGAATCGATCACAACCTCCAATAATGTGCCTGAAACAGCTCCTCAGAATTCAGATTCTATAGAATCTACACAAGTAAACAACAATGAAGATGAAGTGATACCTGTTCCAGGTTCAAGAAAATATTCCACTGTTCCAGCCTACCTTCGAGGTTTTGTGCCATACAAGAAGTGCGCAGCTCAAAGCAAGATGCTGCAGTCATGGGTGCCAGGCGAGGAGGCAGATGGAGAGATGACAAGGCTGTGCCTGTAA
- the LOC101768337 gene encoding histone H4: protein MSGRGKGGKGLGKGGAKRHRKVLRDNIQGITKPAIRRLARRGGVKRISGLIYEETRGVLKIFLENVIRDAVTYTEHARRKTVTAMDVVYALKRQGRTLYGFGG, encoded by the coding sequence ATGTCGGGGCGCGGCAAGGGCGGCAAGGGTCTGGGCAAGGGCGGCGCCAAGCGCCACCGTAAGGTGCTCCGCGACAACATCCAGGGCATCACCAAGCCGGCGATCCGGAGGCTGGCCAGGAGGGGCGGCGTCAAGCGCATCTCCGGCCTCATCTACGAGGAGACCCGCGGAGTGCTCAAGATCTTCCTCGAGAACGTCATCCGCGACGCCGTCACCTACACCGAGCACGCCCGCCGCAAGACCGTCACCGCCATGGACGTCGTCTACGCGCTCAAGCGCCAGGGCCGCACCCTCTACGGCTTTGGCGGCTAG
- the LOC101769959 gene encoding organelle RRM domain-containing protein 6, chloroplastic isoform X1: protein MPSAHAAFAPAPAVAASRTFSFTAAPSPSRTLRPAAASGAVRNQHRQSTVTACLQPLSASHGAATRLYVHGLSFRTTEESLRNAFEKFGDLTEVNLVMDRAAKRPRGFAFVSYADEEQTKTAIEGMHGKVKKNLFCVSSADDLSSCSPSTGICKFTVSSSVPGWPSNLCRGCKTKAWAVRNRGPVPREVSSCFLHAWKTKPASLNYIIVCAQIQSIADFCSMSALVKW, encoded by the exons ATGCCGAGCGCTCACGCCGCCttcgcccccgcccccgccgtcgctgCTTCCAGAACCTTCAGCTTCACTGCCGCGCCCTCCCCCTCGCGCACGCTTcgtccggccgccgcctccggtgctGTCCGCAACCAGCATCGTCAGTCCACCGTCACTGCCTGCCTCCAGCCGCTAAGTGCCTCCCATGGCGCCGCTACCAGGCTGTACGTCCACG GTCTCTCGTTCCGTACGACCGAAGAGAGCCTCCGGAATGCGTTCGAGAAATTTGGTGATCTCACGGAAG TTAACCTCGTGATGGATAGGGCAGCGAAGCGGCCGAGAGGTTTCGCGTTCGTGTCTTACGCCGACGAGGAGCAAACCAAGACCGCCATCGAAGGAATGCACGggaaggtaaaaaaaaatctgttcTGTGTATCATCTGCCGACGATTTGTCCTCCTGCAGCCCATCTACTGGCATCTGCAAATTCACTGTTTCCTCTTCAGTTCCTGGATGGCCGAGTAATCTTTGTCGAGGTTGCAAAACGAAGGCCTGGGCTGTGAGGAATCGTGGCCCGGTGCCAAGAGAAGTGTCATCCTGTTTCCTTCACGCTTGGAAGACAAAGCCGGCAAGTCTAAATTACATCATCGTGTGCGCGCAAATTCAATCAATTGCAGATTTCTGTAGCATGTCCGCACTGGTGAAGTGGTGA
- the LOC101769145 gene encoding PH, RCC1 and FYVE domains-containing protein 1 translates to MAGSFDGRTPTRGVEQAIVALKKGAYLLKCGKRGKPKFCSFRLSSDETALIWYSKGREKRLSLSSVSAVVLGQKTIKFLRQRCPEKESQSLSLIYKNGERSLDLICSNKDQAEYWYLGLRALLPAPCSPCSSIGSRSSRQIDSCTNTPRSYIQLKSRLPSVHSTPRHIQVYPSHRSPKNRQGFFSGGSVDYSEALFYPRQRTLSDIDTYLEKLTRKMSNPEIHGLKNIMVGNKEKDQKIAQTPKLKTFEGPRAACRLDSLKDVFFWGDVLGSTLDCDDMSKSLPRLVESTNMLDVQSIACGETHAAIITKQGEVYSWGNESSGKIGQQVNIKVSRPKLVESLSSLHVKAVAYGSKHTCAVTVSGELFEWGEGAHIGLLNDCYARNQWFPHKLFSLLDGISVAKIACGPWHTAIVTSSGQLYTYGDGTFGVLGHGDTQGISRPKEVESLKGSKVKCVACGPWHTAAVAEVISDLKNNMPSSKLFTWGDGDRGKLGHADKKMKLVPTCVDALADYDFIQVSCGTALTVVLSITGVVFTIGSSMHGQLGNPQVDGKSVCAVEGLLKSEFVRHISSGSSHVAVLTTNGKVFTWGKGKEGQLGLGDYVNRSSPTLVEALEGRHVESISCGYNYTAAICLHKAISRKDLSVCSGCKMAFGFTRKKHNCYHCGSMFCRSCSSNKVAKAALAPDKSRRYRVCDVCFSQLLKVVDSGKIKSELKTSKGDMSRTEIMRSYTPKLSRIFKDANLSVEKVALVQDPNQRNEIPADSVQVKSQRWGQVECPAQFVAAQDSFRYQLMCSSSISQRMQAPAALKCGSSLQQSTDGQRKRTNTETLLTEEVKQLRSQVTLLAEQYQQKSLQVQLYKQKLDETWLIVRDEAAKCKAAKDIIKVLTDQCKAMSEKLLVGQQSENPKITSNIDRGQPSTADLQYYRSEKLATGKFSQHNNSQNNQSSSRGDEGPPSNSDVSVDRSHSHQNCTTLDVNCYITEAGAPASPVMCNGVIEQIERGVYVTFDLSPSGKKDIRRVRFSRKHFGEKEAQQWWEENKSKVYANYGTEQMQHELAVAVKSVQIQE, encoded by the exons ATGGCGGGGAGCTTCGATGGGCGGACGCCAACCAGAGGCGTTGAGCAG GCCATCGTTGCTCTGAAGAAGGGCGCATATCTCCTGAAGTGCGGCAAGAGAGGGAAGCCCAAATTCTGCTCCTTCAGGCTATCATCT gaTGAGACAGCATTGATATGGTATTCAAAAGGGAGGGAAAAACGCTTGAGCTTAAGCTCTGTGTCAGCTGTGGTTCTTGGACAGAAGACT ATAAAATTTCTGCGACAGCGTTGCCCAGAGAAGGAGTCCCAGTCCTTATCACTTATTTACAAAAATGGAGAGCGATCACTTGACTTG ATCTGCAGCAACAAAGATCAAGCTGAATACTGGTATCTGGGCTTGAGGGCTTTATTACCAGCTCCTTGTAGCCCATGTTCGTCAATTGGTTCAAGAAGCAGCAGACAGATAGACAGTTGCACAAATACTCCTCGCAGCTATATTCAGCTTAAGAGTAGGCTACCAAGTGTGCATAGCACACCCAGGCACATACAG GTATATCCATCACACAGGAGCCCCAAGAACAGACAGGGATTTTTTTCAGGGGGTAGTGTTGATTATTCAGAAGCGTTATTTTACCCAAGACAGAGAACATTATCTGACATAGATACCTACCTGGAAAAGCTTACACGCAAGATGTCAAATCCAGAAATACATGGTTTGAAAAATATTATGGTTGGTAACAAAGAAAAGGACCAGAAAATTGCCCAAACACCTAAACTGAAAACCTTTGAAGGACCCCGTGCAGCATGTAGGCTAGATTCTCTGAAGGATGTTTTTTTCTGGGGTGATGTTCTTGGAAGTACGTTAGACTGTGACGATATGTCAAAATCCCTTCCAAGGTTAGTGGAATCAACTAACATGCTTGATGTACAAAGCATTGCTTGCGGGGAAACTCATGCAGCAATAATCACTAAGCAAGGGGAGGTCTACTCCTGGGGCAATGAAAGTAGTGGTAAGATTGGACAGCAAGTTAATATAAAAGTCTCCCGACCCAAACTTGTTGAGTCTCTTTCCTCTTTACATGTGAAGGCTGTGGCATATGGATCAAAGCACACTTGTGCGGTAACAGTTTCTGGTGAACTTTTTGAATGGGGTGAAGGAGCTCATATTGGTTTGTTGAATGACTGCTATGCAAGGAACCAATGGTTTCCGCATAAATTGTTCAGTCTACTGGATGGCATATCTGTTGCGAAGATTGCTTGTGGTCCATGGCACACAGCTATTGTAACATCGTCTGGTCAGTTATACACATATGGGGATGGAACATTTGGCGTTCTTGGTCATGGAGATACACAAGGAATTTCTCGTCCAAAAGAAGTAGAGTCTTTGAAAGGCTCAAAAGTAAAATGTGTGGCATGTGGGCCATGGCACACAGCTGCCGTTGCGGAAGTAATCAGCGATTTGAAGAACAATATGCCAAGCAGCAAGCTGTTCACATGGGGTGATGGAGATCGGGGGAAGCTGGGTCATGCTGACAAAAAGATGAAGCTCGTACCAACTTGCGTTGATGCACTCGCAGACTATGATTTTATTCAGGTGTCCTGTGGGACGGCACTCACTGTTGTGCTTTCTATTACTGGTGTGGTATTTACTATTGGCAGTTCCATGCATGGCCAATTAGGAAACCCCCAAGTAGATGGTAAATCTGTTTGTGCTGTTGAAGGACTACTTAAGTCCGAGTTTGTCAGGCACATATCATCAGGTTCTTCCCACGTAGCTGTGCTAACTACAAATGGGAAAGTGTTTACGTGGGGTAAAGGCAAGGAAGGACAGCTTGGTTTAGGTGACTATGTTAATAGGAGCTCTCCAACTTTAGTAGAGGCATTGGAAGGTAGGCATGTGGAAAGTATATCTTGTGGTTACAATTACACTGCCGCAATCTGTCTGCATAAGGCAATCTCAAGAAAGGACCTCTCTGTATGCAGTGGTTGCAAGATGGCGTTTGGTTTCACTAGAAAAAAGCACAACTGTTACCATTGTGGTTCCATGTTCTGCCGTTCCTGCAGTAGTAACAAGGTGGCCAAGGCCGCCCTTGCACCAGACAAGAGCAGACGCTATCGTGTATGTGATGTGTGTTTCAGTCAGCTGCTGAAAGTTGTGGATTCTGGTAAGATAAAATCAGAATTAAAGACCAGCAAAGGTGATATGTCTAGAACTGAAATTATGAGGTCATACACACCTAAGTTATCACGTATATTCAAGGATGCAAACTTATCTGTAGAAAAAGTGGCTTTAGTTCAAGATCCCAATCAGAGAAATGAAATCCCTGCCGATTCAGTTCAAGTAAAATCTCAGAGATGGGGGCAAGTTGAGTGCCCTGCGCAATTTGTTGCTGCACAAGACAGTTTTCGGTATCAACTCATGTGTAGTAGCTCTATTTCCCAACGAATGCAGGCTCCTGCAGCGCTTAAGTGTGGCAGCTCTTTGCAACAGTCTACTGATGGTCAGAGGAAAAGGACAAACACAGAAACCTTACTCACAGAAGAAGTGAAGCAGCTTCGTTCACAG GTGACACTTCTTGCGGAGCAATACCAGCAAAAAAGTCTTCAGGTTCAATTGTACAAACAAAAACTTGATGAGACATGGCTTATTGTTAGGGATGAGGCTGCAAAATGCAAAGCTGCCAAAGACATCATAAAGGTTCTAACTGACCAG TGTAAGGCCATGTCAGAGAAACTTTTGGTTGGTCAGCAATCCGAGAACCCCAAAATCACATCTAATATTGACAGGGGACAACCATCGACAGCAGATTTGCAATATTATCGCAGCGAAAAACTTGCCACTGGGAAATTCAGTcaacacaacaacagccagAATAACCAGAGCAGCAGCCGAGGAGATGAGGGACCACCTTCGAATTCTGACGTGTCGGTTGATAGATCACACAGCCATCAGAATTGTACAACATTGGACGTAAATTGTTATATCACAGAGGCGGGTGCCCCTGCTTCCCCAGTCATGTGCAATGGTGTGATTGAGCAAATCGAGCGTGGGGTGTATGTCACATTTGATTTATCACCTAGTGGGAAGAAAGACATAAGACGAGTGAGATTCAG TCGCAAGCATTTTGGCGAGAAGGAAGCTCAGCAATGGTGGGAGGAGAACAAGAGCAAGGTGTATGCAAATTACGGCACTGAACAAATGCAGCATGAGTTAGCGGTGGCAGTCAAGAGCGTACAAATACAGGAGTAA
- the LOC101769959 gene encoding organelle RRM domain-containing protein 6, chloroplastic isoform X2 — protein MPSAHAAFAPAPAVAASRTFSFTAAPSPSRTLRPAAASGAVRNQHRQSTVTACLQPLSASHGAATRLYVHGLSFRTTEESLRNAFEKFGDLTEVNLVMDRAAKRPRGFAFVSYADEEQTKTAIEGMHGKFLDGRVIFVEVAKRRPGL, from the exons ATGCCGAGCGCTCACGCCGCCttcgcccccgcccccgccgtcgctgCTTCCAGAACCTTCAGCTTCACTGCCGCGCCCTCCCCCTCGCGCACGCTTcgtccggccgccgcctccggtgctGTCCGCAACCAGCATCGTCAGTCCACCGTCACTGCCTGCCTCCAGCCGCTAAGTGCCTCCCATGGCGCCGCTACCAGGCTGTACGTCCACG GTCTCTCGTTCCGTACGACCGAAGAGAGCCTCCGGAATGCGTTCGAGAAATTTGGTGATCTCACGGAAG TTAACCTCGTGATGGATAGGGCAGCGAAGCGGCCGAGAGGTTTCGCGTTCGTGTCTTACGCCGACGAGGAGCAAACCAAGACCGCCATCGAAGGAATGCACGggaag TTCCTGGATGGCCGAGTAATCTTTGTCGAGGTTGCAAAACGAAGGCCTGGGCTGTGA